DNA sequence from the Liolophura sinensis isolate JHLJ2023 chromosome 1, CUHK_Ljap_v2, whole genome shotgun sequence genome:
TATCGAGAGTGTGATAGTTCATATGCAGACAGTCTACCGCTAAATCCCACCTTCCACAACTATGTACGAGATATTCTGCTTCAAAACTTAGTTGCTGGTTACCACCACATACAGACAAAACAACTCCCGGGAAATCTTATCAACAAGGACGTTTTGTCCCCATAAAAACTGAAGCATTTAAAGTACAGTACGAGATATATTAACAATAATCTGCTAACATAAAACATTATTCTATCATTTGTTTAGTGCCGGTTTGGAAGTTGCCCGTTTTTTGGCTAGGCCGCCTTTGTCTTTAGACTGAGTAGCTCCTGAAGTCGTGGAGGCCAGCGTGTCTGCTGATTTGCTCCGGGCGACAATACTACTTCCGGGAAGAGCATCTTCATCTTGGTTTTCCTTTTCTTCTTCTATCTGAGATTTTTTCAGCGTGGCGAATATGTCTTTGAACAAGGCCTTATACGTTGGCACACTTTCAATAGGCGATGTAGCAGTGTCCGTTTTAGGCACTGTTTTTTGAAGGCTGAGGTTAAATAATGTTTGTACCTCCTTATGAAGTTTGGCGACCACCACTTTGGAGGCTCTACTCTCTTCATCCGGTCTCTTACTGAGCGTGGTCAGCAGTTCTTCATACTGCTGAATAAGCGCTGTGTACTGGGCACTTATCTCATTCAAAATGGACACCCCTCCCTCTACATTCTCACCTTCGGAGTTTGCAGACGGGGCCATCTCGCCAGTCTCACTCACCACCTTGCTGATGGATTCACTGCTCCCATATACACTACCCCCGTCCCCCAGTTTAGCATACCTGCCCTCACTACTGACCTGAGGGTCGTCATGCTCTACGTCACTTTCTATTATACCTCTCTTATGCGCATGCGTTAAACCTGCATCATTACCGAATATTTTGCATAGTTGCTCATATTTTGATTGCACTACTTCAAAATACACTTCCCTCTCTTTAGCCTCTGTTATCTTCTGCTCCAGTTCCCGATTCCTTGATTCCAGACTTTGATTTTCCCGCTCCAGGTTCCCTATCACTTCTTCTAGTTCaccatttttctttctctccaCTGTAACCTGAGACCGCATATTTCTGATCATTTCCTGAGATCGCCGAATTTCCACCTCGTAAGGGTTTTGTGGCAGAGATCGGAACTGATCAACATATGTCCAACCCAGAGAGTCATTGTACAAATTCTTACGCAAATCCAAAGCTAGCGCTTCCGGTAAATTCGGAAAACTccagtttttcttcttctctttaCTCTTTCTCTCTGATGCTTTTGCCTCATCGGCCTTGACCTGTAGCTCTTCACACCTCATCTCAAGGTCATCCACGGCCGAACAGAGTCTGAGAAACAGAAcgttacatacatacataacgtAAGAAATGACCTGTCGAATTGTTCATAAAAGCAGTACTCTTCTAAAACTAAAGGATggatataaaagaaaaagtgtgTTTCGTCACATTTAAACACcaaaaaatcacattaaacTTAATTCATATTTTTGCCAATAAAATTGCAAATACTTATAAGCGTTTCTTCACCCATTGtccaaattacaaatgtttgaCCTTTATATTTCTTAACTGGACTTCAATTTCCTTCAATCGTATTCATTTTTTACACTAGTAATTGGTTACAATCATCAGGCAGCAGCTCATAAGCCCTGATAAAGCCTATGTTTATGCCCAATCAACATGAAACCATTTAGATTGGGACACGCTTATAACAGACTGTCTCTATGAGTACAGTAATTTCCGTTATTTGCTTAAAATAGCTGACGAGTTACAAACCTCTGGATCCTCTCCTTGTCAGAACGGGACTGCTGAGTTAACGACAGGTTCAGCTTCTCCATCTCTTGACTCGTACGATCTAGTTCCTCATAGATCTTCATCCGCGAGTCATTGACGTCCCGCAGAGCGTCTAACTGTTTGGTCAAACtctgtagtaaaaaaaaaacagccataaGTCTCCTACATTCGTGACGAACATCAGTACTTCTGTTCTGCTGATATACTTAACGGGTGCTTTAATATACTTGTAACgaatatttgtgtaaaatacGGGTGGTACAATTAATATGTGTATCTCACCCAGGTTTCCTGGCGTTAAACGCAGCCAAGATAGAGCTTGAGTTTGAGCTCTGGATCTCAAGGGCTTGTCTAGCCAAGACCAAGAGGATACATTCCTTGTGTATAGGCAAGATCAACATGTGGTTGAATCGGCCTTCATTCATTGAAGAATGAAGCCTACATTTGATCCTGTGAGCGATTGAACAATCTTTCTACAATGACACAGGTCTGTGGGCTTACTAACAACACCTTTGGTAGCACTAAATAATATAGGACAAAAGTCATTTGGTTGCATGCTGTTTTGAATGCTGTGCACACCAAGACATATGTATTCATTGTGTTCTCATTTGTTAGGTATTTCTTAACCGCCTGTTCCATCTGAGCGTTAAATTGTGTCCACGCAAGATAAAACTACCAGGACAGGGTAAGTTGCATaggtatataaagtatatcTAAGGGCTACTTAATATACTTACCTGAGAGCATATTTCACTTCGGCTGTGTTTTCAATAGGGCGTCgaatgttttcatttgtgcTTGGATTAATTAAAAGTGTCACAGTAATTCTAGCTTATTTAAGTTTCCATGGGAGAGTTCGTTTAGGTACGTATTCTAGCTGAATACGCCTCATATTGTAAAGACAATAGTGTCAGCATTGATGCTCGGAATTTGGTGGAATCCCATTAATTCTTCCTTTAGAAGAATTAACTGCTCTTGGTTGGTGTTCGTATTGCGAAATTGTTGCAAAAAAGCGAAGGTCTTTATTCCTAgccacaacctgcggatggccgtgggtttccctcgggctctgcccgccatcgtattagtgaaatattcttgagtacggcgtaaaacaccaatcaaataaacaaataaatatcccTAGCCAAATTAGCGTTAAGTTAATCGTTCAGCGATAGATCTACACTAACTGTCTGGCAAATAAGCAGATTGTGTTGCCAATTATGACATTgataattttgatatttttgaaatttctcGAAACTAGTTTGCAAACTAAAAAGTCGAAAATACCGACTCCAAATAACTGATTCTGTTGGTCTGCTGTTACATGGATATGGAATAATAATGGACAAAAATTACTATTGGGAATAAACTTGACTAGTGAGGTAGAAATGTGTCATGCAGAGGGTGGTTAGGGTTTTCTGCAGAAGCCTCCGCGGACCCAAAGGATTACCTCAATTTCACAGGCTTGATCTGCGTTAATCTGCTGGTACTGGAAAATTTGATTCTCTAAATCTCGATTCCTCTCCAGTAACGTCTTCCCCAGCTGGGCGGCTAGTATCAGATCTGAAGCGAAAGATTAGCAAAGGTACTCACACGGTACAAGTGTTTGAGAGCACTGGTACTAGAAAGTGAATAATCTGACCACTGGTCAATCATCACCAACGTGAGTGAAATCTCTTCATCACTGGCTCGCCAAAGCACGTATTTGCCACATAGAAAAAGATATATTCTAGTAGCAGATATATGTACCACATACATAAAGGGTGTATTTGTAATATATAGACTAACTTGTATATATATGGGTGTTGTTAAATCCCATAATAGATTTACTATCTATACAGGGTGTAACGATCTAGCCTTAGGGTAATACATACTTAGCTGCGCACTTTGGTTCTGGCGTCACTATATACTATTCTCATGGTCCATTATCTGAGTAAGGTTACTCCGACACTCTCCTACAGGGAATGGGTTATCACAGAGTGCCAATGCAATCATGGGCAATGTTCATTTGTCCAATTATGTAACTTTTTTGGCAAATGTCGGTCTTGTTGGTAGTGCCGTCTGTTGATTTCTGATTTGCGCTGCTCATAACACATTTCTACGTCAAGATTACCGCATTATACAAAAACTGTTTAATATAAAAACATTACTAGCGTACTCATAAATCATTGTTCCATCTTTACATATAACTTTATTCCTTTGCATAGAAAAGCAACTGCTCGCTCGGccgctcagtactgagaggttacagcgaggacacaggactggttggtccggtgtcagcataatgtgactgagtgaggtGTCACtcctagtgtcttcggcatgtcacttcagtggcgtcagcactttggcggcatggactcgacAGAGTTTATGTTCACATATCTAAtcattcctcgtcgtcatatgactgaaaaattgttaagtacgacgcaaaaccccaagcatacaaacatacatagaAAGCTACTTTACTTGGACAATGCACCTTACCATATCCGCGTCACTGCGGCTTAATGGTGGTGTCTAAATCTATTCCAGTACAGCTAAACAATTATCACCTACTGTGAGTTCGAATCACCAGTTGCCATGTAGCGATCGTATGTATGTACTCTTCACATGTGTAGTCCGAGTTGCTTTATCTCTGTGGTGTTGTAGACATTCCCGCGACACGCCAAAACAAAGGCGTTAGTGTTGCAGCGACTTGTGCAATAACACGGTTCAACCGTCGTATGTGCCATGTCTATTAAAGCGTTCTCCTTGTCGCTATCCTCCTTGATATTTAGAAGGTTTTAACATCGTTAGATTTACATTTCGTCAGAAGACATGCCATGCAAAACAGATCGGCTATCAGCCTTAACTGAGTACCAATTACTAATCATTTGTTGCACGTATCCCACTGATTTCTCTGTGTAACAGATGTGACCACTCTATAGGATTTATATGGACAGGTCAATCAACAGAGCATGATACCAAACGACTAAGCTAACCCCGAAACGTGATATGATGTAGGACAGCATTTTGATCTATGACAAAAAATTGA
Encoded proteins:
- the LOC135477603 gene encoding cerebellar degeneration-related protein 2-like, translating into MDSPESDEEGWYQNDLILAAQLGKTLLERNRDLENQIFQYQQINADQACEIESLTKQLDALRDVNDSRMKIYEELDRTSQEMEKLNLSLTQQSRSDKERIQRLCSAVDDLEMRCEELQVKADEAKASERKSKEKKKNWSFPNLPEALALDLRKNLYNDSLGWTYVDQFRSLPQNPYEVEIRRSQEMIRNMRSQVTVERKKNGELEEVIGNLERENQSLESRNRELEQKITEAKEREVYFEVVQSKYEQLCKIFGNDAGLTHAHKRGIIESDVEHDDPQVSSEGRYAKLGDGGSVYGSSESISKVVSETGEMAPSANSEGENVEGGVSILNEISAQYTALIQQYEELLTTLSKRPDEESRASKVVVAKLHKEVQTLFNLSLQKTVPKTDTATSPIESVPTYKALFKDIFATLKKSQIEEEKENQDEDALPGSSIVARSKSADTLASTTSGATQSKDKGGLAKKRATSKPALNK